In a genomic window of Saccharothrix sp. HUAS TT1:
- a CDS encoding D-alanyl-D-alanine carboxypeptidase family protein encodes MRSSAFRRPVALVVAACALMAGAAFVPAPVLAAQPACENKVSPPPPVDTSEQVAPGERPPPPIEVPESPIGGQRLGECGLVLPPNAPVPPDGITAASWLLADMDSGAVLAAVDPHGRQRPASVIKVLLAMVVAKELPPDAAVAATAEDVAQECTCVGLRAGAEYTVEQMLQALVMASGNDVAHALARRLGGVPSAIRKMNALAAELGALDTRAVTPSGLDAPGTSTSAYDVALIYREAMEYPDFVKAVMTQRIDFPAASGSGTTPVVNDNRLLTTYRGALGGKSGFTDDAQHTYVGAAEREGKRLVVVLLRGQQQPTRMTDQAARLLDYGFALEPSAANNPVGRLVEGAPQVKKKTTEPRPTPTSAGVGEVANSTPDGSQPSAMETAFGNVGGPITAVAGLGLVLGLLMYLRNRRAKAARAARTSTQRPS; translated from the coding sequence GTGCGTTCCTCCGCGTTCCGACGGCCCGTTGCCCTGGTCGTGGCTGCCTGCGCGCTGATGGCCGGCGCGGCGTTCGTGCCCGCACCGGTCCTGGCGGCGCAGCCGGCCTGCGAGAACAAGGTGTCACCGCCCCCGCCGGTGGACACGTCCGAACAGGTGGCGCCCGGCGAGAGGCCGCCGCCGCCGATCGAGGTGCCGGAGAGCCCGATCGGGGGACAGCGGCTCGGTGAGTGCGGCCTCGTGCTGCCGCCGAACGCCCCGGTCCCGCCGGACGGCATCACGGCGGCGAGCTGGCTGCTCGCCGACATGGACTCCGGCGCCGTGCTGGCGGCGGTCGACCCGCACGGTCGGCAGCGGCCCGCGTCGGTGATCAAGGTGCTGCTGGCGATGGTGGTGGCCAAGGAGCTGCCCCCCGACGCCGCGGTGGCGGCGACGGCGGAGGACGTCGCGCAGGAGTGCACCTGCGTGGGGCTGCGCGCCGGGGCCGAGTACACCGTCGAGCAGATGCTCCAGGCGCTGGTGATGGCGTCGGGCAACGACGTGGCGCACGCGCTGGCCCGCCGGCTGGGCGGGGTGCCGTCGGCGATCCGGAAGATGAACGCGCTGGCGGCCGAGCTGGGCGCGCTGGACACGCGGGCCGTGACGCCGTCCGGGCTGGACGCGCCGGGCACGTCCACGTCGGCCTACGACGTGGCGCTGATCTACCGCGAGGCGATGGAGTACCCGGACTTCGTCAAGGCCGTGATGACGCAGCGGATCGACTTCCCGGCGGCCAGTGGCAGCGGGACGACGCCGGTCGTCAACGACAACCGGCTGCTGACCACGTACCGGGGCGCGCTGGGCGGCAAGTCGGGGTTCACCGACGACGCGCAGCACACCTACGTCGGCGCGGCGGAGCGCGAGGGCAAGCGGCTCGTCGTGGTGCTGCTGCGCGGTCAGCAGCAGCCGACCCGGATGACCGACCAGGCCGCCCGGCTGCTGGACTACGGCTTCGCGCTGGAGCCGTCGGCCGCGAACAACCCCGTGGGCCGCCTGGTCGAGGGCGCGCCGCAGGTGAAGAAGAAGACCACCGAGCCGCGCCCGACGCCGACCAGCGCGGGCGTCGGCGAGGTCGCCAACAGCACGCCGGACGGCTCCCAGCCGTCCGCGATGGAGACCGCGTTCGGCAACGTCGGCGGCCCGATCACCGCCGTGGCCGGCCTGGGCCTCGTCCTCGGCCTGCTGATGTACCTGCGCAACCGCCGCGCCAAGGCCGCCCGCGCCGCCCGCACCTCCACCCAGCGCCCCTCCTGA
- a CDS encoding SCO4848 family membrane protein, with the protein MKLSRGASAFLLAFGVWSWVIWPTFLRNIWKDSRSWDGGPTAFFTVHLLLVVASLTFGTVIGVLGVRGLRAARSAKRD; encoded by the coding sequence GTGAAGCTCTCCCGAGGCGCGTCCGCCTTCCTGCTCGCCTTCGGGGTGTGGTCCTGGGTGATCTGGCCGACCTTCCTGCGCAACATCTGGAAGGACTCCCGCTCGTGGGACGGCGGCCCGACCGCGTTCTTCACCGTCCACCTGCTCCTCGTCGTCGCGTCGCTCACGTTCGGCACGGTCATCGGCGTGCTGGGCGTGCGCGGGTTGCGCGCTGCCCGAAGCGCGAAGCGCGACTGA
- the yhjD gene encoding inner membrane protein YhjD: MAEDAGVEAKIDRLRRQRPWLDHLFRAAQRYTESYGAHYAAAVTYFSVLSLVPMLMIGFAVAGFVLASQPSLIEELKGSIADAVPGTLGTTINEVVQQAIDSKGTVGVLGLLAAVYSGFGWMSNLRDALTAQWGHPKQDLPLLKTALKDLLALISLGAALVVSFGLTVAGSGLAELVLRWIGLDGVGWAEAVLKIGTIVLGLVANWLVFLWVLAKLPRKPFSLRSAAKGAAAAAVVFEVLKQGGTLYLSTVTTSPAGVAFGPIIGVLFFANLVAQSLLFITAWTATARENLLRDPPVPPPPAVIQPVVEVRSGPSPRAAVGLVGAGLLLGALFRRR, encoded by the coding sequence GTGGCGGAAGATGCTGGCGTCGAGGCGAAGATCGACCGGTTGCGCCGGCAGCGCCCGTGGCTGGACCACCTGTTCCGCGCGGCCCAGCGCTACACCGAGAGCTACGGCGCGCACTACGCGGCGGCGGTGACGTACTTCAGCGTGCTGTCGCTCGTGCCGATGCTGATGATCGGCTTCGCGGTCGCCGGTTTCGTGCTGGCCTCGCAGCCCTCGCTGATCGAGGAGCTGAAGGGCAGCATCGCCGACGCCGTGCCCGGCACGCTCGGCACCACCATCAACGAGGTGGTGCAGCAGGCCATCGACTCCAAGGGCACGGTCGGCGTGCTGGGCCTGCTGGCCGCCGTCTACTCCGGCTTCGGCTGGATGAGCAACCTGCGCGACGCGCTGACCGCGCAGTGGGGGCACCCCAAGCAGGACCTGCCGCTGCTGAAGACGGCGCTCAAGGACCTGCTGGCCCTGATCAGCCTCGGCGCGGCCCTGGTGGTGTCGTTCGGCCTGACGGTGGCGGGCAGCGGGCTCGCCGAGCTGGTGCTGCGGTGGATCGGCCTGGACGGCGTCGGGTGGGCCGAGGCCGTGCTGAAGATCGGCACCATCGTGCTGGGCCTGGTGGCGAACTGGCTGGTGTTCCTGTGGGTGCTGGCCAAGCTGCCGCGCAAGCCGTTCAGCCTGCGCAGCGCCGCCAAGGGCGCGGCCGCGGCGGCGGTCGTGTTCGAGGTGCTGAAGCAGGGCGGGACGCTCTACCTGAGCACCGTCACGACGTCACCGGCGGGCGTGGCGTTCGGGCCGATCATCGGCGTGCTGTTCTTCGCCAACCTGGTCGCCCAGTCGCTGCTGTTCATCACCGCCTGGACCGCCACCGCGCGGGAGAACCTGCTGCGCGACCCGCCCGTGCCGCCGCCGCCCGCGGTGATCCAGCCGGTGGTGGAGGTGCGGTCGGGCCCCAGCCCCCGCGCCGCCGTCGGGCTGGTCGGCGCGGGGCTGCTGCTGGGGGCGTTGTTCCGGCGCCGGTGA
- a CDS encoding bifunctional FO biosynthesis protein CofGH has product MSVHIPITPPEPTPSPSAMRRALRRAADGAALDVTEAAVLLHARGDDLDALLGAAGRARDAHLLAEGRPGVVTYSRNAFIPLTRLCRDRCHYCTFATAPHKVPAAFLERDEVLDIARAAAAQGCKEALFTLGDRPEERWPQAREWLEARGYSSTLDYVRASAIAVLEETGLLPHLNPGVLSWEELQRLRPVAASMGMMLETTAERLWSEKGGPHYGSPDKEPAVRLRVLTDAGRVNVPFTTGVLIGIGETITERAESLLAMRAVARQYGHVQEVIIQNFRAKPDTAMRGMPDADLRELAATIAVARLVMPTSTSVQAPPNLVGGEFDLMLRAGVDDWGGVSPVTPDHVNPERPWPQVDVLAEHTRAAGFDLRERLAVYPRYATAPAGQWVDARLTAHVAALARPDGLAEPDAPVVGREWQEPDGGLDSYGRADLHTAVDTEGRTGDRRGDFDSVYGDWASLTVPPVVGRQPVERLPEDTARALKLAADDPGKLLDDADAAMALLTADGAALETMARLADELRAEVVGDDVTYVVNRNINFSNVCYVGCRFCAFAQRERDADAFRLSVAEVADRAQEAWDAGATEVCMQGGIDPKLPVTYYADVVRAIKARVPGMHVHAFSPMEVVSAAAKAGVSVREWLTELRDAGLGTIPGTAAEILDDDVRWVLTKGKLPAATWLDVVATAHELGIRSSSTMMYGHVDHPGHWLGHFRALAALQDRTGGLTEFVGLPFVHRNAPIYLAGVARPGPTRRDNRAVHAFARLALHGRVANVQCSWVKLGDEGTAEVLRGGANDLGGTLMEETISRMAGSEHGSARTADQLRATAALAGRPARQRTTTYGRVDVVG; this is encoded by the coding sequence GTGTCCGTGCACATCCCGATCACCCCGCCGGAACCGACGCCGAGCCCGTCGGCGATGCGCCGCGCGTTGCGCCGTGCCGCCGACGGCGCCGCGCTGGACGTCACCGAGGCCGCCGTGCTGCTGCACGCCCGCGGTGACGACCTGGACGCGTTGCTGGGCGCCGCGGGCCGGGCGCGTGACGCGCACCTGCTGGCGGAGGGCCGGCCGGGCGTGGTCACCTACAGCCGCAACGCGTTCATCCCGCTGACCCGCCTGTGCCGGGACCGCTGCCACTACTGCACGTTCGCGACGGCCCCGCACAAGGTGCCCGCCGCGTTCCTGGAGCGGGACGAGGTGCTGGACATCGCCCGCGCGGCCGCCGCCCAGGGCTGCAAGGAAGCCCTCTTCACGCTCGGCGACCGGCCCGAGGAGCGGTGGCCGCAGGCGCGGGAGTGGCTGGAGGCGCGCGGCTACTCGTCGACGCTCGACTACGTGCGGGCCAGCGCGATCGCCGTGCTGGAGGAGACCGGCCTGCTGCCGCACCTCAACCCCGGCGTGCTGAGCTGGGAGGAGCTGCAGCGGCTGCGGCCGGTCGCGGCCAGCATGGGGATGATGCTGGAGACCACGGCCGAGCGGCTCTGGTCGGAGAAGGGCGGCCCGCACTACGGCAGCCCCGACAAGGAACCGGCGGTCCGGCTGCGGGTGCTGACCGACGCGGGCCGGGTCAACGTCCCGTTCACCACCGGCGTCCTGATCGGCATCGGCGAGACGATCACCGAGCGGGCCGAGTCGCTGCTGGCCATGCGCGCCGTCGCCCGCCAGTACGGGCACGTCCAGGAGGTGATCATCCAGAACTTCCGGGCCAAGCCGGACACCGCCATGCGCGGGATGCCCGACGCCGACCTGCGCGAGCTGGCCGCGACGATCGCGGTGGCGCGACTGGTCATGCCGACGTCCACCAGCGTGCAGGCCCCGCCCAACCTGGTCGGCGGCGAGTTCGACCTGATGCTGCGCGCGGGCGTGGACGACTGGGGCGGCGTGTCGCCGGTGACGCCGGACCACGTCAACCCCGAACGGCCGTGGCCGCAGGTGGACGTGCTGGCCGAGCACACCCGCGCCGCCGGGTTCGACCTGCGCGAACGCCTCGCCGTCTACCCGCGGTACGCGACCGCGCCCGCCGGGCAGTGGGTCGACGCCCGGCTGACCGCGCACGTCGCCGCGCTGGCCCGCCCGGACGGCCTGGCCGAGCCGGACGCCCCCGTCGTCGGCCGGGAGTGGCAGGAGCCGGACGGCGGCCTCGACAGCTACGGCCGGGCCGACCTGCACACCGCCGTCGACACCGAGGGCCGCACCGGGGACCGCCGGGGCGACTTCGACAGCGTCTACGGCGACTGGGCGTCGCTGACCGTCCCCCCGGTCGTCGGCCGGCAACCCGTCGAACGGCTGCCGGAGGACACCGCGCGCGCCCTCAAGCTGGCCGCCGACGACCCCGGGAAGCTGCTGGACGACGCGGACGCGGCCATGGCGCTGCTCACCGCCGACGGCGCCGCCCTGGAGACCATGGCCCGGCTCGCCGACGAGCTGCGCGCCGAGGTGGTCGGCGACGACGTCACCTACGTGGTCAACCGCAACATCAACTTCTCGAACGTCTGCTACGTCGGCTGCCGCTTCTGCGCGTTCGCCCAGCGCGAGCGGGACGCCGACGCGTTCCGGCTGTCCGTGGCCGAGGTCGCCGACCGCGCGCAGGAGGCGTGGGACGCGGGCGCCACCGAGGTCTGCATGCAGGGCGGCATCGACCCGAAGCTGCCGGTCACCTACTACGCCGACGTCGTGCGCGCGATCAAGGCCAGGGTGCCCGGCATGCACGTGCACGCGTTCAGCCCGATGGAGGTCGTCAGCGCGGCGGCCAAGGCGGGCGTGAGCGTGCGGGAGTGGCTGACCGAGCTGCGCGACGCGGGCCTGGGCACCATCCCCGGCACCGCCGCCGAGATCCTGGACGACGACGTGCGCTGGGTGCTGACCAAGGGCAAGCTGCCCGCCGCGACCTGGCTGGACGTGGTCGCCACCGCGCACGAGCTGGGCATCCGCTCCTCGTCCACGATGATGTACGGCCACGTCGACCACCCCGGCCACTGGCTCGGGCACTTCCGCGCGCTGGCCGCGCTCCAGGACCGCACCGGCGGGCTCACCGAGTTCGTCGGCCTGCCGTTCGTGCACCGCAACGCGCCCATCTACCTGGCGGGCGTCGCCCGGCCCGGTCCGACCAGGCGGGACAACCGGGCCGTGCACGCGTTCGCCCGGCTCGCCCTGCACGGCCGCGTGGCCAACGTCCAGTGCTCGTGGGTCAAGCTCGGCGACGAGGGCACCGCCGAGGTGCTGCGCGGCGGGGCCAACGACCTGGGCGGCACGCTCATGGAGGAGACCATCAGCCGGATGGCGGGCTCCGAGCACGGCTCCGCCCGCACCGCCGACCAGTTGCGCGCCACGGCAGCGCTGGCCGGCCGCCCGGCCCGGCAGCGCACTACGACGTACGGCCGAGTCGACGTCGTCGGGTAG
- the trpS gene encoding tryptophan--tRNA ligase, with protein MSRPRVLSGIQPTAGSFHLGNYLGALRQWVALQETHDAFYCVVDLHAITVEQDPKVLRRNTRVSAAQLLALGIDPDRSALFVQSHVPEHAQLAWVLQCLTGFGEASRMTQFKDKSARQADGGAGNQTTAGVGVGLFTYPILQAADILLYQAHHVPVGEDQRQHLELTRDLAQRFNTRYGKTFRLPEPYIVKDTAKIYDLQDPTSKMSKSVPAGVVELLEDPKRSAKKIRSAVTDTGRDIVYDPAAKAGVSNLLVIYSALTGRSVESLVADYDGKGYGDLKKDLGEVFTEFVTPVRARVAEYLDDTAELDKVLARGAERARSVAAKTLARTYDRIGFLPSGD; from the coding sequence GTGAGCCGCCCCCGCGTGCTGTCCGGCATCCAGCCGACCGCGGGCTCGTTCCACCTCGGCAACTACCTCGGCGCGCTGCGCCAGTGGGTGGCGCTGCAGGAGACGCACGACGCGTTCTACTGCGTCGTCGACCTGCACGCGATCACCGTCGAGCAGGACCCCAAGGTGCTGCGGCGGAACACCAGGGTGTCCGCCGCGCAGCTGCTGGCGCTCGGCATCGACCCCGACCGCTCGGCGCTGTTCGTCCAGTCGCACGTGCCCGAGCACGCCCAGCTCGCCTGGGTCCTGCAGTGCCTGACCGGGTTCGGCGAGGCCAGCCGGATGACCCAGTTCAAGGACAAGTCCGCGCGGCAGGCCGACGGCGGAGCCGGCAACCAGACGACGGCGGGCGTCGGCGTCGGCCTGTTCACCTACCCGATCCTGCAGGCCGCGGACATCCTGCTCTACCAGGCGCACCACGTGCCCGTCGGCGAGGACCAGCGGCAGCACCTGGAGCTGACCCGCGACCTGGCGCAGCGGTTCAACACCCGCTACGGCAAGACGTTCCGGCTGCCCGAGCCCTACATCGTCAAGGACACCGCGAAGATCTACGACCTCCAGGACCCGACGTCGAAGATGTCGAAGTCGGTGCCGGCGGGCGTGGTCGAGCTGCTGGAGGACCCGAAGCGCTCGGCCAAGAAGATCCGCTCCGCGGTCACCGACACCGGGCGCGACATCGTCTACGACCCCGCCGCGAAGGCGGGCGTGAGCAACCTGCTGGTGATCTACTCCGCGCTGACCGGCCGGTCGGTCGAGTCCCTGGTCGCCGACTACGACGGCAAGGGCTACGGCGACCTGAAGAAGGACCTCGGCGAGGTGTTCACCGAGTTCGTCACGCCCGTGCGGGCGCGGGTGGCCGAGTACCTGGACGACACCGCCGAGCTGGACAAGGTGCTGGCGCGCGGCGCGGAGCGGGCCCGGTCGGTGGCCGCGAAGACGTTGGCGCGGACCTACGACCGGATCGGTTTCCTGCCGAGTGGCGACTGA